Proteins found in one Falco rusticolus isolate bFalRus1 chromosome W, bFalRus1.pri, whole genome shotgun sequence genomic segment:
- the LOC119140858 gene encoding mesoderm induction early response protein 3-like isoform X3, protein MLVHDYDDERTLEEEEEMMEENKNFSSEIEDLEKEGNMPLEDLLAFYGYEPAIPVMATSSVDSSPSELADELPDMTLDKEEIAKDLLSGDDEETQSSADDLTPSVTSHEATNFFPRPLRSNTTCDGDKESDGEDVEADSGNSSEELRKEIMIGLQYQAEIPPYLGRYSDNEKAYENEDHLLWKPDVISESKVKEYLFETSLRTGNENMIGRIPEGLHTRDNEQALYELLKSSHNVKEAIERYCSNGKASQEEMTAWTEEECRSFEHALLIYGKDFHLIQKNKVRTRTVAECVAFYYMWKKSERYDYFAQQTRFGKKRYNHHPGVTDYMDRLVDETEALGGAVHSSALTSNTRTETIPDQQLNILNSITANEFTALTNSVVTACHTSDVNCLDDAFPPMDSLPRAPVNHVPVGTEELLNLPSNGESDCFNLFETGFYHSELNTMNMCSEETERPAKRLKMGIAVPESYMNDVSVNNLGLDFENHTRHITSAKMAVSVAEFSSLSANETNGFINTHTLHQHTALHSE, encoded by the exons ATGCTGGTACATGATTATGATGATGAGCGAACTcttgaagaggaggaggaaatgatggaagaaaacaaaaatttcagctctgaaatTGAAGATTTAGAAAAG GAAGGAAACATGCCATTGGAAGACTTACTGGCATTCTATGGCTATGAACCCGCAATTCCAGTTATGGCCACTTCCAGTGTGGATAGCTCTCCAAGTGAACTTGCAGATGAACTTCCAGATATGACTCTAGATAAA GAGGAAATAGCTAAAGACCTCTTGTCGGGTGATGATGAAGAAACACAGTCCTCTGCTGACGACTTGACGCCATCAGTTACTTCACATGAGGCTACCAACTTCTTTCCTCGGCCATTAAGAT CAAACACTACGTGTGATGGAGATAAGGAATCGGATGGTGAAGACGTAGAGGCAGACAGTGGTAATTCATCTGAAGAGTTGAGAAAG GAAATCATGATTGGTTTGCAGTATCAGGCTGAAATTCCACCTTACCTTGGCAGATACAGTGATAATGAAAAGG CCTATGAAAATGAAGACCATTTACTCTGGAAACCTGATGTGATCTCAGAAAGTAAAGTTAAAGAATACCTTTTTGAAACCTCCTTAAgaacaggaaatgaaaacatgatTGGTAGAATTCCTGAAGGACTACATACACGGGACAATGAACAA GCACTATATGAACTTCTCAAAAGTAGCCATAATGTTAAAGAAGCAATTGAGAGATACTGCTCAAATGGAAAGGCATCTCAGG AAGAGATGACAGCATGGACAGAAGAAGAATGCAGAAGCTTTGAACATGCACTTCTGATTTATGGAAAAGACTTTCATCTcatacagaaaaacaag GTAAGAACCAGAACAGTTGCCGAGTGTGTGGCTTTCTATTACATGTGGAAGAAGTCAGAACGTTATGATTACTTTGCTCAGCAAACAAGATTTGGAAAGAAGAGATATAACCATCATCCAGGAGTTAC GGACTACATGGATCGTTTGGTAGATGAAACAGAAGCTCTTGGTGGAGCAGTACATTCTTCAGCCTTAACATCTAATACTCGAACAGAAACCATTCCTGATCAACAGCTAAACATTCTGAACTCTATCACTGCCAATGAGTTCACAG CATTGACAAACAGTGTAGTTACAGCCTGCCACACTTCAGATGTGAACTGCCTAGATGATGCCTTTCCTCCTATGGACAGCTTACCCCGAGCACCAGTTAATCATGTGCCTGTTGGAACAGAAGAATTGCTTAACTTGCCTAGTAATGGTGAAAgtgattgttttaatttatttgagaCTGGCTTTTATCATTCAGAGCTAAACACAATGAACATGTGCAGTGAGGAGACAGAAAGACCTGCAAAACGATTGAAAATGGGAATTGCTGTCCCAGAATCTTACATGAATGATGTCTCTGTAAATAACCTTGGTTTGGACTTTGAGAACCACACACGCCATATTACCAGTGCCAAAATGGCTGTTTCGGTGGCTGAATTCAGCAGTCTatctgcaaatgaaacaaatggTTTTATCAATACCCACACTCTTCACCAACATACTGCCCTTCACTCAGAATGA
- the LOC119140858 gene encoding mesoderm induction early response protein 3-like isoform X2 — translation MAEASFGSSSPVGSLSSEDHDFDPSAEMLVHDYDDERTLEEEEEMMEENKNFSSEIEDLEKEGNMPLEDLLAFYGYEPAIPVMATSSVDSSPSELADELPDMTLDKEEIAKDLLSGDDEETQSSADDLTPSVTSHEATNFFPRPLRSNTTCDGDKESDGEDVEADSGNSSEELRKEIMIGLQYQAEIPPYLGRYSDNEKAYENEDHLLWKPDVISESKVKEYLFETSLRTGNENMIGRIPEGLHTRDNEQALYELLKSSHNVKEAIERYCSNGKASQEMTAWTEEECRSFEHALLIYGKDFHLIQKNKVRTRTVAECVAFYYMWKKSERYDYFAQQTRFGKKRYNHHPGVTDYMDRLVDETEALGGAVHSSALTSNTRTETIPDQQLNILNSITANEFTALTNSVVTACHTSDVNCLDDAFPPMDSLPRAPVNHVPVGTEELLNLPSNGESDCFNLFETGFYHSELNTMNMCSEETERPAKRLKMGIAVPESYMNDVSVNNLGLDFENHTRHITSAKMAVSVAEFSSLSANETNGFINTHTLHQHTALHSE, via the exons ATGGCGGAG GCTTCCTTTGGGAGTTCGAGCCCAG ttgGCTCTTTATCGTCTGAGGATCATGACTTTGACCCTTCTGCTGAAATGCTGGTACATGATTATGATGATGAGCGAACTcttgaagaggaggaggaaatgatggaagaaaacaaaaatttcagctctgaaatTGAAGATTTAGAAAAG GAAGGAAACATGCCATTGGAAGACTTACTGGCATTCTATGGCTATGAACCCGCAATTCCAGTTATGGCCACTTCCAGTGTGGATAGCTCTCCAAGTGAACTTGCAGATGAACTTCCAGATATGACTCTAGATAAA GAGGAAATAGCTAAAGACCTCTTGTCGGGTGATGATGAAGAAACACAGTCCTCTGCTGACGACTTGACGCCATCAGTTACTTCACATGAGGCTACCAACTTCTTTCCTCGGCCATTAAGAT CAAACACTACGTGTGATGGAGATAAGGAATCGGATGGTGAAGACGTAGAGGCAGACAGTGGTAATTCATCTGAAGAGTTGAGAAAG GAAATCATGATTGGTTTGCAGTATCAGGCTGAAATTCCACCTTACCTTGGCAGATACAGTGATAATGAAAAGG CCTATGAAAATGAAGACCATTTACTCTGGAAACCTGATGTGATCTCAGAAAGTAAAGTTAAAGAATACCTTTTTGAAACCTCCTTAAgaacaggaaatgaaaacatgatTGGTAGAATTCCTGAAGGACTACATACACGGGACAATGAACAA GCACTATATGAACTTCTCAAAAGTAGCCATAATGTTAAAGAAGCAATTGAGAGATACTGCTCAAATGGAAAGGCATCTCAGG AGATGACAGCATGGACAGAAGAAGAATGCAGAAGCTTTGAACATGCACTTCTGATTTATGGAAAAGACTTTCATCTcatacagaaaaacaag GTAAGAACCAGAACAGTTGCCGAGTGTGTGGCTTTCTATTACATGTGGAAGAAGTCAGAACGTTATGATTACTTTGCTCAGCAAACAAGATTTGGAAAGAAGAGATATAACCATCATCCAGGAGTTAC GGACTACATGGATCGTTTGGTAGATGAAACAGAAGCTCTTGGTGGAGCAGTACATTCTTCAGCCTTAACATCTAATACTCGAACAGAAACCATTCCTGATCAACAGCTAAACATTCTGAACTCTATCACTGCCAATGAGTTCACAG CATTGACAAACAGTGTAGTTACAGCCTGCCACACTTCAGATGTGAACTGCCTAGATGATGCCTTTCCTCCTATGGACAGCTTACCCCGAGCACCAGTTAATCATGTGCCTGTTGGAACAGAAGAATTGCTTAACTTGCCTAGTAATGGTGAAAgtgattgttttaatttatttgagaCTGGCTTTTATCATTCAGAGCTAAACACAATGAACATGTGCAGTGAGGAGACAGAAAGACCTGCAAAACGATTGAAAATGGGAATTGCTGTCCCAGAATCTTACATGAATGATGTCTCTGTAAATAACCTTGGTTTGGACTTTGAGAACCACACACGCCATATTACCAGTGCCAAAATGGCTGTTTCGGTGGCTGAATTCAGCAGTCTatctgcaaatgaaacaaatggTTTTATCAATACCCACACTCTTCACCAACATACTGCCCTTCACTCAGAATGA
- the LOC119140858 gene encoding mesoderm induction early response protein 3-like isoform X1, giving the protein MAEASFGSSSPVGSLSSEDHDFDPSAEMLVHDYDDERTLEEEEEMMEENKNFSSEIEDLEKEGNMPLEDLLAFYGYEPAIPVMATSSVDSSPSELADELPDMTLDKEEIAKDLLSGDDEETQSSADDLTPSVTSHEATNFFPRPLRSNTTCDGDKESDGEDVEADSGNSSEELRKEIMIGLQYQAEIPPYLGRYSDNEKAYENEDHLLWKPDVISESKVKEYLFETSLRTGNENMIGRIPEGLHTRDNEQALYELLKSSHNVKEAIERYCSNGKASQEEMTAWTEEECRSFEHALLIYGKDFHLIQKNKVRTRTVAECVAFYYMWKKSERYDYFAQQTRFGKKRYNHHPGVTDYMDRLVDETEALGGAVHSSALTSNTRTETIPDQQLNILNSITANEFTALTNSVVTACHTSDVNCLDDAFPPMDSLPRAPVNHVPVGTEELLNLPSNGESDCFNLFETGFYHSELNTMNMCSEETERPAKRLKMGIAVPESYMNDVSVNNLGLDFENHTRHITSAKMAVSVAEFSSLSANETNGFINTHTLHQHTALHSE; this is encoded by the exons ATGGCGGAG GCTTCCTTTGGGAGTTCGAGCCCAG ttgGCTCTTTATCGTCTGAGGATCATGACTTTGACCCTTCTGCTGAAATGCTGGTACATGATTATGATGATGAGCGAACTcttgaagaggaggaggaaatgatggaagaaaacaaaaatttcagctctgaaatTGAAGATTTAGAAAAG GAAGGAAACATGCCATTGGAAGACTTACTGGCATTCTATGGCTATGAACCCGCAATTCCAGTTATGGCCACTTCCAGTGTGGATAGCTCTCCAAGTGAACTTGCAGATGAACTTCCAGATATGACTCTAGATAAA GAGGAAATAGCTAAAGACCTCTTGTCGGGTGATGATGAAGAAACACAGTCCTCTGCTGACGACTTGACGCCATCAGTTACTTCACATGAGGCTACCAACTTCTTTCCTCGGCCATTAAGAT CAAACACTACGTGTGATGGAGATAAGGAATCGGATGGTGAAGACGTAGAGGCAGACAGTGGTAATTCATCTGAAGAGTTGAGAAAG GAAATCATGATTGGTTTGCAGTATCAGGCTGAAATTCCACCTTACCTTGGCAGATACAGTGATAATGAAAAGG CCTATGAAAATGAAGACCATTTACTCTGGAAACCTGATGTGATCTCAGAAAGTAAAGTTAAAGAATACCTTTTTGAAACCTCCTTAAgaacaggaaatgaaaacatgatTGGTAGAATTCCTGAAGGACTACATACACGGGACAATGAACAA GCACTATATGAACTTCTCAAAAGTAGCCATAATGTTAAAGAAGCAATTGAGAGATACTGCTCAAATGGAAAGGCATCTCAGG AAGAGATGACAGCATGGACAGAAGAAGAATGCAGAAGCTTTGAACATGCACTTCTGATTTATGGAAAAGACTTTCATCTcatacagaaaaacaag GTAAGAACCAGAACAGTTGCCGAGTGTGTGGCTTTCTATTACATGTGGAAGAAGTCAGAACGTTATGATTACTTTGCTCAGCAAACAAGATTTGGAAAGAAGAGATATAACCATCATCCAGGAGTTAC GGACTACATGGATCGTTTGGTAGATGAAACAGAAGCTCTTGGTGGAGCAGTACATTCTTCAGCCTTAACATCTAATACTCGAACAGAAACCATTCCTGATCAACAGCTAAACATTCTGAACTCTATCACTGCCAATGAGTTCACAG CATTGACAAACAGTGTAGTTACAGCCTGCCACACTTCAGATGTGAACTGCCTAGATGATGCCTTTCCTCCTATGGACAGCTTACCCCGAGCACCAGTTAATCATGTGCCTGTTGGAACAGAAGAATTGCTTAACTTGCCTAGTAATGGTGAAAgtgattgttttaatttatttgagaCTGGCTTTTATCATTCAGAGCTAAACACAATGAACATGTGCAGTGAGGAGACAGAAAGACCTGCAAAACGATTGAAAATGGGAATTGCTGTCCCAGAATCTTACATGAATGATGTCTCTGTAAATAACCTTGGTTTGGACTTTGAGAACCACACACGCCATATTACCAGTGCCAAAATGGCTGTTTCGGTGGCTGAATTCAGCAGTCTatctgcaaatgaaacaaatggTTTTATCAATACCCACACTCTTCACCAACATACTGCCCTTCACTCAGAATGA